In the Salvia miltiorrhiza cultivar Shanhuang (shh) chromosome 8, IMPLAD_Smil_shh, whole genome shotgun sequence genome, GATCTTCCCTTGGCAGCCGAAAACTTAggattttacttgctttcttagtgctttcatagtttcgaattttattgttttttttagttagtttcaatttagttttgtttagcttttattcttggattgtgattgagtgacacaattacacgttcaaggattttacggtatttcatatttcaattcaatttattttgtttaatcatgtttatgtttttcgttcatgtttatgctttctttttaattctgcaatttaaattatgcactttagtttcacgcctagattagttggtttttaatttacaagtatttaatttcttaagacaggtttaatttgagttgtttaaattcttgcctaggttaagtttaaattcagtTCAAGTTTAAATTCAGTTCAAGTTTACTTTgcacgtttaagtttaagttacgtttttaatAATccaactctttactgctttcttttattattttttcctacgatactactaaaagcccttaaagactttccttgagagatgacactgggtcaacttaccatcactaggatgtccttgttctattgcaagtcaacttagaggtgtttctagttgagtcagcGATCAATCCGAAGGAGGCGAGGTttaagaagatgcaagaatcggcacggaaggatgtcgaacgtgcctttggagtgcttcaagcttgatggggaatcattcgaagtccggcgcgAGGTTGGTACGTCAAAAATATCAAGGACATAatgatgtgttgcatcattctccacaacatgattgtggagaacgAAGGTGATAGAGCTTCCCATTGGAGAAATGACGACGCAGGACACAGGGCGTCTAGtagtgactcgacggagagtgctcgAGCAACCCCGATTTGCTTCGAAGAATATGTGCACAGAGATGCAATTCTCCAAGATAGGCCTGCTGTGCTCAAACATGATTTGATGAAGcacgtttgggcacgtttcggacctatAGAGCCGAAATAGTTATTTTAGGATATGTCTTAAAattttttaagatttatgtaatttttaggattctaaaattaatgcaatttaaatttgaagtaaattgttttatttaaatttgtgcaattaaaattaaatgaaaaaaaaatacaaaaatcaaaactaaaaagatcaagtCAGCTATCATGTCATCCCACTGCAGCCTCCTTGAcccaatgtggtcccccctctATCAGGTCACCTATCAGGTCATCCTCACTGCTGATGCTCTAAGGGGGGATAAGTTACATTTACCACCTTATAATTCGTTTGCTTTAATGTATAAACAAATTCGGGCAGATTGAATAATTTTTGGGACAGCCTCTTATCCTTTggaaaatggataattttatagtTAAAAAAGGGTGTTATATACCACCTTACAaagagtggataaatatattatcctttaaattaaataaaatataacaaatatAATCCACACTTTAAGGGCACGTTTGATGGCATGTATTATgggatataaattatatttctcGCCCAAAATGCATGTTTGATGGGCTTCATGAATAATAGTCAAGGCCAGCCTCAAATGAGTAAGCCCGCTTCAATTTCACTGTTCCTCAAGCATAATTCATCAGCCGCATACCCCAAAATTAGTTATACCTTGTGGAACAGTGATTTAGACTAATTCTTTTGTTCACGAATTTACCCCTAGATCCACTtcaaaaaattgataatttcGTGAATTGCCGCCTTAACTACGCCATTTCTTCAACTCAGCGGGCCTCAGTTCTTGAAGGGCTCGAAAGTAGAGCAGGTGTCGAGTTCTTGAAGGGCTCGTCGGAAAACAAGTGTGGAGTTCGTCGCAGGtgatatttttgaatttgattctAATCTGTAATTTCTGGCCGGTATAATAAATTTGGGTGTGTATgcaaattttgatatattttgttTCATGAGTATCGGAATCAGATTTGATATGGGCTACAAATTGAACTGCTCTGACTATTTCTAATTCATGGTTTTTTGACACCTTCAAAATTTGTTGTGTCGGGCAGATCTGGAGTCAAGGTGCCCCTTGTGCATTTTGTTTTCGTTGAGCTAGGGTTTCAGTTCTCCCAAAACAGCATCAAGGTATTTCCACTTGTCTCATACCCAGCCTTATGGATTGGATGCTTGTGTATTGTTTGGCTGCGAGATGTTTGTTTATGAATGTGGTATTCAATTGTGATTTGGAGGATATTGATAATAATGAATTGTTGTTATTTCTATTCGTGTTTTGTCTATTAACAAAGACAGTTTCAGTTTTTTGTGATTGATAAACTATGCATGATTTGGATATGATTTGTAAGCTCTTTCGGTTGGCCATTTCGAAAAGTGCCCAATTATGAGTAATTTGATGGTTGTTTGCTGACTTTTGGTACTAGAGACATgatgaaaatatgaaatttgCTAATTATGAGTAATTTCATGGTTGTTTGCTGAAAATGTCAAATTTCTCCTTCGTTTTCTAATACACGTTATTCGTCAGCTATTCATATTGCTTTGGGGtaatattctttatttatttgcagACTCTTGTTTTATGTTTGTTTCTTGTGAATCATAATGCCGACAGACGACGTTAATGCATTGTGTATATACTTGTTATTGGAAGAACAACTTTTCCATCAACAGTTGGTTTTGTTATTGGAAATTCGACTAACACACTCGCTGTCTGTGATCGCAATGGGAAATTCGTCTATGTGTTGCCTGGCTGGGAGGGTTCGGCCGCGGATTCAAGAATATTGCGTGATTCCCTCGTACGGGTTAACGGGCTGAGAGTGCCTAAAGGTATATCTCCTTGTTAGTAAACGAAGTCTTTGtacttataaaattaatttcatttgCTGACAGACTGAAGTTTTCAATGAAACAGGCAAGTACTATCTATGTGATAACAGGTATGCCAACAGCGAGGGGTTTCTTACTCCGTACAAGGGCATACGATACCATTTGAAGGAATGGGGGCCAAACACAGCCCGCCCGCAAAACGCAATGGAGTTGTTCAACCTACGCCATTCCAAGGCACGAAACATTATTGAACGTGCTTTTGGAATAATGAAAATGCGTTGGGGGATATTGAGAAGCACAACATTTTATCCCCCCAAGACCCAGACCCGGCTTATCATGGCGTGTTTCAttctaaaaaaaagtgaaaccTGAATTTTACAAAAGCTAATACAAAAGCATATATTAACCATTTACTTCACCTTACTATCTACATGtcccatcatcatcatcttatAATGTAGATAGAGCAATTACCATACTTCAAAAGATCACACCAAAATAGCATTAATATTCACCCTAACCTAGAGCTTTTTGTTCATGAGTATACGTACTACATACTGCAGCTTTGCGTCAGGAAGAAGTGCCATAAACAATTCAAGGGCTTGCTTGTCACCTGTCAAGATTTCGTATGCATCAAATTTGTCATCCATGGTCAAAGTAGGCATGTTGCTCAATTGATTGAAGACTTCTTTCCTAGCCTGCCCCAAGTCCTGCTTATACCCAATGCGCGATGATATCATGTCCATTCTCTCATTGGCACCCTTGCTGAGGTCGCTTATCACTTGGCAGAGACAATCGAACGCTTGTTCAGAGCTACGTTTCTTACTCGAGGCTCTTGCAGCACCTCCCATCTTGGCAGGCTGACTCACACTAGCATCAGCTGCTTCGCTATGGACATCTGTATCAAAATGGGGATAGTAATCGCCTTTTGTTCCATCattatcatcttcatcttcatcccCGTTTTGCATTTTATTAACTGCGTCCACGGCATCTTCCGCCCCCAATCCAGTAGCCCGGTCCTTTCCGAATATCTCCTTCCATGCCTCTAAATAGGGCCAACTCTTAGTACGCATCGAGCGTGCGTTGGGGTCACTCTACACACATGGAGACAGTAAGTGAATCAACATaatcaacaatacaaagtacaaTGTGAAACGAATTCCCCAAAAATCTGCTCAAATTTCAACTACCTTCATAATCTCATCCCATTCCTCAATATCAATGTCGATCATGTGCTTACCATCGACGTTAAAACCAGCCCCAGTCTTCCCTAAAATAAGCTGCAGAGAATTGTAGTTCCTTTTCCACGTTGAAATTCTCGAATGGATATGTGGTATACCTTTCAGATCCGTCCCTGGAAACACTTTCTTTATCGACTCTTCTAGCTTTCCGAGATACCCAGCCCTGAATCCGTTATCCGACTTCCAACCTTGCACCACAAGTTCTTTCATTGCTGCAAGTAGCACCTCCTCTTCTCTCGTTGACCAACTACGTCGTGTTTTATCGAATTTGTTGGACTTGCCATGCGCCATTTCATTGCTAGCAGAGTCTGGTTGTATATACATAAACCACAGATTAATCAGCTAACTATGGATTTGAAATCAatcataaaacaaataaaagacCAACATAGCTATAAAATAAACAGAGTTCATGACTTCACATCAAACACCTGCTACCTTTATATAAATTTCATAGCTCGATAGACAGAATGAGATTTTAATTCAATAGCCCACACTTGTTATGAACATTTGATTCATAATATCCACAGCATATTACGGCCACAAATGATtcttgaataaaaaaatattaaaataaaagaaacataAAAACAAAGGGCATGAAATTGGAGTCAATACGCTTAAATTGCAGTAATAAGTTCGTTAAATTCCGAATCAATGTACGCACAAAGAAAACATACATGGCAaatgaaaatcaattaaaaaaaagaagaagatattcACCTTGGTGGTTGTTGCTCATGATGTTTCAAGTTCTGCTGAGACGAAGGGTTCGATATCGCA is a window encoding:
- the LOC130998135 gene encoding uncharacterized protein LOC130998135 — encoded protein: MAHGKSNKFDKTRRSWSTREEEVLLAAMKELVVQGWKSDNGFRAGYLGKLEESIKKVFPGTDLKGIPHIHSRISTWKRNYNSLQLILGKTGAGFNVDGKHMIDIDIEEWDEIMKSDPNARSMRTKSWPYLEAWKEIFGKDRATGLGAEDAVDAVNKMQNGDEDEDDNDGTKGDYYPHFDTDVHSEAADASVSQPAKMGGAARASSKKRSSEQAFDCLCQVISDLSKGANERMDMISSRIGYKQDLGQARKEVFNQLSNMPTLTMDDKFDAYEILTGDKQALELFMALLPDAKLQYVVRILMNKKL